TTTATCTGCATACGATCTAGCCCTTGCAACTCCACCAATATCTGGACTTGCAATAATTGGATTTTTTAAATGTTTACTTCTAATATAGTTTACGAATAAAATTGAACCAAATAAGTTATCAGCAGGAATATTAAAAAATCCTTGAATTTGAGCAGCATGTAAGTCAATAGTTACAACTCTTGTAATTCCAGCAGCTTCTAATAAATCAGCAACTAATTTAGCTGTAATTGGAACTCTTGGAGCTGCTTTTCTATCTTGTCTAGCATAACCGTAATAGGGCATTACAGCAGAAATAGATTTTGCACTTGAACGTTTAAGTGCATCAACCATTATTAATAACTCCATCAAATTATCATTTGTTGGTGCACATGTTGGTTGAATTATAAATACATCTTGTCCTCTTACACTTTCTGTTATTTGAACAGAAATTTCACCATCACTAAATTTATTTAAAGTTGCATCTGAAACTGGCATACTTAAATATTCACCTACTTTTCTTGCAAATTCAGGATTAGCTGAACCACTAAAAAGTTTAAATGTTGACATAAAAAATTCCTTAGATTGATATACATTATTATATCTAAAGAGCACTTAATGAATTTTAAATTAATCTTTTATTAAGAATTATATATT
The genomic region above belongs to Arcobacter ellisii and contains:
- a CDS encoding ribose-phosphate pyrophosphokinase gives rise to the protein MSTFKLFSGSANPEFARKVGEYLSMPVSDATLNKFSDGEISVQITESVRGQDVFIIQPTCAPTNDNLMELLIMVDALKRSSAKSISAVMPYYGYARQDRKAAPRVPITAKLVADLLEAAGITRVVTIDLHAAQIQGFFNIPADNLFGSILFVNYIRSKHLKNPIIASPDIGGVARARSYADKLGYDLVIVDKKREKANVAEVMNIIGDVKGKDVILVDDMVDTAGTLVKAAEVLKKKGATSVMACCTHGVLSGPAYERIEKGELDELVISDTIPTQKNAKKITVLTASSIIGEAIRRIYNNESVNSIFNA